In Acidimicrobiales bacterium, the genomic stretch CTGGCCGCGGCCACGGCCTGGGCCAGCAAGCGGCGCCAGCTCGTCGTGGCCCGAGTCACCACCGTCCACCCGGATCGCACCAGGGGGCGCCTGCGTCCTCCTCGAGAAAGGCAGTGACCATGCAAACGACCGGATTCCTAGGGGATCGCCGCCGCAGCGGTCCCCCCACGACACAGCCGCCGGGGTACCGAGGCGCCACCGCCCGGCGAATGCTCGGCTTGGCCGTCGCCGGACCGCAAGGGTCGATGACGCGGCGGGTCCTGACCACCTTGGCCCTGGTCGTCGGGGCCGCGCTGGTGGCCACCACCGGCGCCATCCACCTGCACCTGTGGGCCAGCGGCTACCGGACCATACCCACCATCGGTCCGCTGTTCCTGTTCCAGGGCATCGCCGGCGCAGCCCTGGCCGTGGTGCTCGTGGCCTGGCGGCGGCTGGCGGCGGTCGTGGCGGCCGCCGGGTTCATGGTCGCCACCATCGGCGGGCTCCTGCTCAGCGTCTACGTCGGGCTGTTCGGCTTCACCGACACCCTGTCGGCCCCCTTCGCCGGCCTGTCGCTGGCCGTCGAGTGCGCCGGCGCCGTGGTCCTCGCTGTCGTCGGAGGAGAGCTGATGCGTGGCGCTGCCACTCGGTCAAGGCAGTAGACGGTCACCAACAAGGAAGATGCGACATGACAATGACCATTCCCCCACAGCCGAGATGGCGGGATGCCCCAGCCACCAACAAAGCGCTGGTCAGGAGCCCTCCCGCGTGGAGGGGCGCCAGCGCGAGAGGGTCCGACCTCGAACGGAACTTCTCACGGACGCAGCGGCGCGGGCGCCGTGGCTCACGGTGGGGGAGTCATGACCGCCACGAATGGGTAGGGACGGCAGTGGCCGCCCGAGCCGTTGTCGATGTCAACGGCGGGAGTAGGAGCGATCTTGCTGAACGAGAGCCAGTCGGTTGGGGCGGCCGGTCGTGGCGGCAAGAATCGGACCTGGGCAGATCCGGGGACGGCGGGGAACGGCAATGGTCGGACGATGGGACTACCGGAGGCCTTCGGTCGGCTGGCATCGTTGCGATTCGACGAGGAGAGTCTGGAGGCCGTCCTCCGGCTTGTCGTGTGCCTGGCGACCGCGGCCCTTCCTCGGGCCGACGCCACGGACGTCATGGTGCTGCGGACGTCTGGCTTGGAGAGCGTTGGGGTGTCCGACGACTGCCAGGAGCTCGATGACGTGCAGTGCCGGTTACGGCGGGGGCCCGGCTTCGTCGCCATGACAGACGCAGAGGTCGTCGATGCGGCCGTGCCTGCCACTCGCAGCCGGTGGCCCGAGTTCGCTGCGCTGGCCACCGAGCGCGGGTATGGGGCGGTGCTCGCTCTTCCCCTCCGCGCATCGGACCGGGTGATCGGCTCGCTGGGTCTGTTCTCTCGCCAGGGCTTCGACGATCACACGCGGGCAGAGGCCACCCGCTTCGCCCACCGCGCTGCGGTGGTGGTGGCCAACGCCATTGCCTTCACGACCACCGACCTGGTCAACCAGCACCTGGGTAACGCCCTCGCCAGCCGGGATCTCATCGGGCGAGCGAAGGGCATCCTGATGGAGCGTCATGGGTGCGGCGACGACGGGGCGTTCGACCGGCTGCGTCACGAATCACAGATGACGCACAGAAAGCTGCGAGACGTCGCCAGCGGCGTGACCGAGTCGACGCCGAGGTCGCGCCACGAGCGTGGATCACCGCACAATCGTTGACCAATCCGTCGACAGCCGACGATCAGGTGGCGTCGCGGATGGAGGCTTCCTGAGGGATCGTCGCCTCGGCGGCATCGAGCTGTCGGTGGACCTCGCCAGCGTCGCCGCCGCCGGACACGAGCTCTCGAGCCGTGCGATCCAGGCGCCCCGCCGCCTCCCGAGCCTCGTCAGCGGCGTCCGTAGCAGGCGCCCGTCCCGCCAGCTCGTCCTCGTGTCGAGCATCAGCCGCGGCCCGCAGCCGCCTGGCCAGGACCTGGAGGGCTCTGCCGATGCTGTCGGCGCGTCGGCGACCGTCTTGGGGAGTGAGCTCGGTCCATGCTTCGACCTCGTCGCGCAAGAGGTCGATCTGCCCCCGCAGCAGGTCGGGGTCGGCGGCCAGGACCTTGTCCCAGCCGACCTCCTCGAAAAGGTTGCGGAGCACTGAGTTGGGGATGAGCTCGAGGTTGCCAGGGATGTTCGAGAGGCGGTGGAGCGAGCCGACGAACCGCTCTTGCAGCCGGTCGACCTGGCGGGTCTCCTCAAGCAGCAGGGGTGTCCAAT encodes the following:
- a CDS encoding GAF and ANTAR domain-containing protein — its product is MGLPEAFGRLASLRFDEESLEAVLRLVVCLATAALPRADATDVMVLRTSGLESVGVSDDCQELDDVQCRLRRGPGFVAMTDAEVVDAAVPATRSRWPEFAALATERGYGAVLALPLRASDRVIGSLGLFSRQGFDDHTRAEATRFAHRAAVVVANAIAFTTTDLVNQHLGNALASRDLIGRAKGILMERHGCGDDGAFDRLRHESQMTHRKLRDVASGVTESTPRSRHERGSPHNR